TGTGGTGGGCGGCGTGCCTGTGCTGGGCAGGGAGGCCTTGCCGGGACCCGGCCGCTGCCGCATCCTCAACGCCCTGACCGCCCATGGCGCGGCCGAAGAGGCCGCAAACTGGCTTGAACAAAGGGGATACGGCCCGGCGGACTGGATTCTTGCCTGAACAATCAAACAATTTGCGATATTCACCTATATTGCGCAAGTGTTTTCTTTCATGATCTCAATGCCCTTCCACACCCCCAAAATGGCCGAAAAGGCGCGCTTTGCAGTTGCCAGCCCCTTGGCGGCAAAAGCCCCCTCATGGACGCGGCCCCATCAGGCTCCGGACATCTGTTTTTTAATATGCTGAATTTAAACATAATTTTAAAAAAACTTTCAGAGTTTGCGAAATTTGTCACCAATACCCTTTGACAGAACAGGGGCAAGGAGATATGTTGCAAGGGCTTAATGTCTTTTTCATTCCTACAATCCGACATCATCGGGAGGATGCGGCATGCTGGATCTTAACATTACAATGATCTTTCAGCTGGTGAACTTTTTGGTCGCCATTTTTGTGCTAAACATCCTCCTTATCCGACCCATCCGCGATATCATAAAAAAGCGCAACGGCATCATGGACGGCATGGCTGAAGAGGCCGAGTCTTTCGAGTACCAGGCTGCGGAACGCCTTGCCAACTATGAGGCCGAACTGGCCCGCGCCCGTCAGGACGCCGGTCTGACCCGTGAAGAAGGCCGCGCCGCAGGCACGGTTGAACAGCAGGTGCTGGTGGGCGAAGCCCAAAAAAGCGCCCGCGACATTCTTGCCGAAACCCGCGAGTCCCTGCGGGCCCAGGCGGCCAAGACCCTTGATGAGCTGAGAAACCAGGTGAGCGATTTTTCCGCCCGGCTGGCGACCAAGCTTCTCAAGGGTTAGTTTTTGCGCTTTTTCGGTTCCTTTTCGGACGCTTTTCAGGCGATCCGGCTTCTTTAGGCACAGTCTACGCTATTGCATTATTCTCTGAACAGAGGGGGGTGGGCTTTGAGCAAATGGAAACACGCGGGTTATATCCTGCCGCTCGTTATTGCCTTTGCCGCGCTTGTCTTCATTCCTTTTGAGGCGCTGGCCTCTGAAGGGCATGGGGAAGCGCGCTGGGGGGACTTCGGCTGGCGCGTGCTCAACTTCGTGATCTTTGCGGGCATCCTCTGGTACTTTGTTGGCGGACTGGCCAAGCGTTTCTTCAAGAATCGCCGCGAGACCATCAGCGGAGCGCTGGACGACCTGGATGAACGCCGCGCCAAGGCCAAGGAACAGTTGGCCGCCGTTGAGTCGCGCATTGCCCGCCTCAACGAAGAGCGTGAAGCCATTCTGGCCGAAAGCCGCAAACAGGCCGAAAACCTGAAAGCGGGCATTGTGGAAGAGGCGCACCGTCAGGCGGCGCAAATTGTGGAGCAGGCGCGCATGACCGCCGAAAATGAAGGCCGCACCGTGCTTGCTGAAGTGCGCGCCGTCATCGCGGACGAAATCGTGGACGCCGCCGAAAAGGCTTTGAGCAGCAAGCTCAATGCCGAAGCCCACGACAAGCTTATCGCCAACTCCCTTAAAAAGGTGGTGCTCCATTGATCGACACCGTGGTTGCACGCAGGTACGCCAACGCCATCTTTGCGTTGGGCAAAAAGGATGGGGACGAAGCCTTGAGTGCGCGGGGCCAATGCCTTGCCGCTCTTGGTGAAATGCTTGTCGCCACGCCGGGACTTGACCTGACCCTCAAAAGTCCCGTGATCGGCGTGGAGGAAAAAAAGGCAGTTCTCGACAAGCTGCTGGGCAAGCTCAAGGCCGACCAGACTATGCGCAGCTTCTGCTTTCTGTTGGCAGACAAGGAAAGGCTCGCCTTTCTGCGCGAAATTTCCGCCTGGTATGGCAAACTGCTCGACGAAGCCAAGGGCATAGTGCGTGGCCAACTCGTCACGGCAGTCAAACTTCCTGCCGACAAAAAGGCTAAACTCAAAGAATCGCTGGAACAGAAAACCGGCGCCGACATTGAGCTCACCTTTGCCGTCGATAAGGACATACTAGGGGGTATGGTGCTCAAAATGGGTGACCGGGTGCTGGACGCAAGTCTGCGCGCGCAATTGGGTATCCTCCGGGAGACATTCAAGAGGGGTGAATAGCACATGCAGATCAAAGCGGAAGAGATAAGCAAGATCATTGAGGATCAAATCCAGAACTACGAGCAGCGCGTAGAAATGAGCGAAACCGGCACCGTGCTCTATGTTGGTGACGGCATCGCCCGCGTCTACGGCGTGCAGAACGCCATGTCCATGGAACTGCTGGAATTTCCCGGCGGCGTCATGGGTATGGTGCTCAACCTCGAAGAGGACAACGTAGGTGTCGCTCTGCTCGGTTCGGACGTGGGCATTAAAGAAGGCGACCCGGTCAAACGTACCGGCAAGATCTTCTCCGTGCCTGTCGGCGACGGCGTTATGGGCCGTGTGCTCAACCCCCTGGGTGAGCCCATCGACGGCCTTGGCCCCATCGAGGCCGCAGCAGTGCGCCCCGTGGAAATCAAGGCCCCCGGCATCATCGCGCGTAAAAGCGTGCATGAGCCCATGCCTACGGGTCTGAAGGCCATCGACGCCATGACGCCCATTGGCCGCGGCCAGCGCGAACTTATCATTGGCGACCGCCAGACCGGTAAGACCGCTGTGTGTATCGACGCCATCCTGGCGCAGAAAGAAACGGACATCCACTGCTTCTACGTGGCCATCGGCCAAAAGAAGTCCTCGGTGGCTCTGGTGGCCGATACCCTGCGTCGCCACGGCGCGCTGGAGTACACGACCATCATTTCGGCCACCGCGTCCGACCCCGCGCCGCTGCAGTACATTGCAGCCTACACGGGCTGCACCATGGCGGAGTTCTACCGCGACAACGGCAAGCACGCCCTCATCATTTACGACGACCTTTCCAAGCAGGCCGTGGCCTATCGCCAGATGTCCCTGCTGCTCCGTCGTCCTCCGGGACGTGAAGCCTTCCCCGGCGACGTGTTCTACCTGCACTCTCGTTTGCTCGAACGTGCAGCCAAGGTGAACGACAGTCTCGGTGCTGGCTCCATGACGGCTCTGCCCATCATTGAAACCCAGGCTGGCGACGTGTCCGCGTACATCCCCACCAACGTGATCTCCATCACCGATGGTCAGGTGTACCTCGAACCCAACCTCTTCAACGCCGGTGTGCGTCCGGCCATTAACGTGGGCCTTTCCGTGTCCCGCGTGGGTGGCGCGGCGCAGATCAAGGCCATGAAGCAGGTGGCGGGCACCATGCGTCTTGACCTTGCCCAGTATCGCGAACTGGCGGCTTTTGCCCAGTTCGGCTCCGACCTGGACAAGGGCACCAAGGCCAAGCTTGACCGCGGCGCGCGTCTGGTGGAACTGCTCAAGCAGCCCCAGTACCAGCCCATGCCTTCCAATGAACAGGTCGCCTCCATTTACGCCGCCACGCGCGGACTTATGGATGACGTGCCGGTGGAGGACGTACGCCGTTTTGAAGCCGCCATGCTGACCTTCCTGCGCGACACCAGGAAAGACGTGCTGGACGCCATTAAAGAAAAGAAAGTCATTGACGAGGCTGTGGAAAAAGCGCTTACCGAGGCTATTGCCGCCTTCAAGCAGGGCTGGACGGCCTAGGGGCCCCCAATATCCGGGAGAAAAGCATGCCTTCACTCAAAGACGTAAAAATGAAGATCGTGGGGGTCGGTAAGACCAAGCAGATCACCAAGGCCATGAATATGGTGGCCTCGGCGAAGCTGCGTGGCGCTCAGGCCCGCATCGAGCGCTTCAGGCCGTACGCGGCCAAATACCGCGACGTGCTCGCCGAACTGTCGAGCAAGGTGGAGGGCAACGCCCACCCCCTGCTGGCCGAGCATGAGGAAAAGAAGCATTGCGCCATTGTGCTGGTGACCTCTGACCGCGGACTCTGCGGCAGCTTCAACGGCAATATCATTGCCACTGCGTTGAGGCTTGCCAAGGAGAAAAAAGCGGAAGGCCTTGAAGTGAGCTTTGTCTGCATGGGCAAGAAGGGCCGTGACGCCGTCAAGGCGGCCGGCTTCAAGATTGTCAAAGCCTATGCAGACCGCATGGGCAGCATCGACTTTGCCCTGGCAAGCTCCGTGGCCCAGGAAGTCATTCACGGCTACGAAACCTTTGGTCTCGACGAAGTGTGGCTCATATACGGCGAGTTTGTGTCCATGGGGCATCAGCCCCCGCGCAGTCTCTGCCTGTTGCCCCTGAAAACGCCCGAGGCTGAAGAAATCGCCGAAGAAGCCGGAGAAGCGCGCTGCGAATACGTTTACGAGCCGCAGGAAGAAAAGCTGTTGGCGGAGCTTCTGCCCCGCTACGTCAAGGTGCAGGTTTACCGTGGCATGCTGGACACTTCTGCCAGCGAACATGCGGCCCGCATGGCCGCCATGGACAACGCCACGCGCAACTGCAACGAGATGATCAACATGCTGACCCTGCTCTATAACAAGACGCGGCAGGCTTCCATCACCAGCGAACTCATCGACATCGTCGGCGGCGCTGAAGCGCTGAAGGGTTAAGGAGCCAACTAATGAGCAAAAACATCGGTAAAATCGTCCAGGTTATCGGCGCTGTTGTGGACGTTGAGTTCACCGACGGCAACCTGCCGAATATCTTCACCGCCCTGGAGATCCAAAATCCGAACAACACCGACGCCCCCCACTTGGTCTGTGAAGTTGCACAGCACCTGGGCGACAACGTTGTTCGCACCATCGCCATGGACGCCACCGAAGGTCTGGTGCGCGGCATGGAAGCGGTTGACACCGGTCAACCCATCATGGTGCCCGTGGGCAAGCCCTCTGTGGGCCGCATCCTCAACGTTATCGGTCGCCCCGTGGATGAACTGGGCCCCATTAACGCTGAAAAATACTATCCCATCCACCGTCCGGCTCCGTCTTTCACCGACCAGAACACCAAGGTCGAGCTGCTCGAAACCGGCATCAAGGTTGTGGACCTGCTTGTGCCCTTCCCTAAGGGCGGCAAGATGGGCCTCTTCGGCGGCGCCGGCGTGGGCAAGACCGTTATTCTGATGGAGATGATCAACAACATCGCCAAGCAGCACGGCGGCTCCTCGGTCTTCGCGGGCGTGGGTGAACGCACCCGTGAAGGTAACGACCTGTATCACGAACTCAAGGATGCGGGCGTTCTGGAACGCGCCACCCTTGTCTACGGCCAGATGAACGAACCTCCGGGAGCCCGTGCCCGCGTGGCCCTCACGGCCCTGGCCTGCGCGGAATACTTCCGCGATGAAGAACATCAGGACGTGCTCCTCTTCATCGACAACATATTCCGCTTTACCCAGGCCGGTTCCGAAGTGTCCGCCCTTCTGGGCCGCATGCCTTCGGCCGTGGGCTATCAGCCCACCCTTGGCACGGACCTTGGCTCGCTTCAGGAACGCATCACCTCTACCAACACCGGTTCCATCACGTCCGTGCAGGCCGTTTACGTGCCCGCTGACGACTTGACCGACCCGGCCCCGGCCACCACGTTCTCGCATCTGGACGGCACCCTCGTGCTTTCGCGCCAGATTGCGGAACTTGGCATCTACCCCGCCGTGGACCCGCTGGACTCCACCTCGCGCATTCTCGCCCCCGACGTGGTGGGCGAAGATCACTACATGGTGGCCCGGCGCGTGCAGATGGTGCTGCAGAAGTACAAAGAACTGCAGGACATCATCGCCATTCTCGGCATGGACGAACTGTCGGACGAAGACAAGCTCACTGTGGCGCGCGCGCGCCGCATCCAGCGCTTCCTGTCCCAGCCCTTCCACGTGGCCGAAACCTTCACCGGTACCCCCGGCCAGTATGTGAAGCTTGAAGATACCATCAAGGGCTTCAAGGGCATCCTGGACGGCGCGTACGACCACATGGCTGAAGGCGACTTCTACATGCTGGGCGGCATCGAACAGGCCGTGGCCAAGTACGAGCAGCGCAAGCTGCAGGAAGAAAACTAGATCGTTGAAAGACCAGTGACCGTGCCGCGTGGCGCGGTCACTGGACAAACGCATCTGGCATATCAGGAGCGAAGGAGTACCTATGGGCACACTGCAACTGGAAGTGGTGACGCCGGACAAAACCGTGGTAAGCGGCGAAGTTGAAATGGCCGTCTGCCCCGGTGTTGAAGGCGAATTCGGCGTGCTGCCCAAGCACGTCTCCCTGCTCTCCGCTCTCAAGATTGGTGGTCTGCGCTACAAGGTGGCAGGCGGCAAGGAGGAACACGTGTTCATTTCCGGCGGTTTCGCCGACGTGAACAACGACGTGCTCACCGTGCTGGCCGAGTCTGCCGAAATGGCGCAGGATATCGACACAGCAAGAGCCATGGCCGCCAAAGAACGCGCCGAACAGCGCATTGCCAGCCATGACGAGCAGATTGATTCGGTTCGCGCTGAAGCCGCATTGCACAGGGCTGTGATCCGCCTGCAACTGGCACAGTTCCGCTAGACCGTTTTTGTTCAGAGCTGACAGGCCGTGCGGCGTTTTTACGCGGTACGGCCTTTTTGTTTTTTTGGGGAAACGCTGATTTATTCCGTTTGGCGGCGTTGCTTCACTTTTTTTGAACCAGTCGAGGACGGAAGAGTCCACCCCTGCTTCAAAAAAAGATCGCGCCTTGCCAAACGAAATAACTGCGCCTTTCCAGCAGGCTCTTTATAGCATTTTCGCATTGAAAATATCCATTTTCAATGCTTCCAAGACGCCCGCTTCGGCGCATAACTGCGCAAATAAATTGCGCTTACGCCTCTGCTGCGGGCGTCTGCTCACGCAGACGCCTGAGCAATTTCAAAGTGAAATTGCTCTAATCGGTGCTCCAAAGAACAGATTTCCGCTGAAACGCTTCATATTTCAAATCTCCACTCTGTCGAAAAAGCTATTTTATCAAATCACACAATGTTGCTGTGCGCTGCACACTCACACGCTAGACGGGTAACACTCCTATTCGCCTGCACATAGCCGCGCAAGGTTGCACACAGGCTGAAATCCACCGCACCTGCCTCCGCTCTGGCCCGGCGAAAACGCTGGCCTTTGCATGGACTTCGTGACAAATCTTGGCTATACAGATCAGCTACGCAACCAGATTTTACGCAGGAAAAAACATGGTCAAGCAGGAAAATATACGCAATTTTTGCATCATCGCCCATATCGACCACGGCAAGTCCACCCTGGCAGACCGCATTCTGGAACTGACCAAGGTCGTCAGCCAACGCGAGGCGCGCCAGCAGTACCTGGACAGGATGGATCTGGAGCGCGAGCGCGGCATCACCATCAAGGCCCAGACCGTGCGCCTGCCCTACTTTGCCGCCGACGGTCAGGAATATGAGCTCAACCTCATCGACACGCCTGGCCACGTGGACTTCAACTATGAAGTATCACGCTCCCTGGCCGCCTGCGAAGGCGCGCTGCTGGTGGTTGACGCAACCCAGGGCGTGGAAGCGCAGACCCTGGCCAACGTATATCTTGCCTTGGACCACAACCATGAAGTGTTGCCTGTTCTCAACAAGATAGACCTGCCCAGCGCCGAGGTCGAACGCGTCAAGGCCGATATTGAAGAAAGCATCGGCCTCGACTGCTCCCAGGCGCTGTCCGTATCCGCCAAGACGGGCCTGGGCGTTGATGCCGTGCTTGAAGCCATCGTCAATCACCTGCCCGCGCCCAAGGGCGACAGGGCGGCTCCCCTCAAGGCGCTTATTTTTGACTCCTGGTACGACAGCTACCAGGGGGTCGTGGTGCTCTTCCGCGTTATGGACGGCGTCATTCGCAAGGGCGAAATCGTGCGCCTCATGAGCACGGGCAAGGACTATGAAGTGCTGCGCCTGGGCGTATTTTCGCCCGAAGCCGCTGACGTCAAGGAACTGCTGGCAGGCGAAGTGGGTTTTCTCTGCGGTTCCATCAAGGAGCTGGGCGACGCCCGCGTGGGCGACACCATCACCCACGCCGACCGCCCGGCCGCAAGCCCCGTGCCCGGCTTCAAAGAAGTGAAGCCCATGGTTTTCTGCGGCCTCTACCCCACAGAATCCGAGGACTACGAAAACCTCAAGAGCGCCCTGGAAAAGCTGCAACTCAACGACGCGGCCTTTTCCTATGAGCCTGAAACGTCACAGGCCCTTGGCTTCGGTTTTCGCTGCGGCTTTCTTGGCCTGCTGCATATGGAAATCATTCAGGAACGGCTGGAGCGGGAGTTTGAGGTCGGCCTTATCGCCACCGCGCCTTCAGTGGTGTACAAGGTTGACACCAATGACGGCAAGACGCTGGAAATCGACAACCCCAGCCATCTGCCCGATCCCACCAAGATCCACACGCTGTACGAGCCCTACGTCAACATGGACATTCATGTGCCCAATGAATACGTGGGCAACGTCATGAAGCTCTGCGAAGAAAAGCGCGGCACTCAGAAAAACCTGCACTACCTCGCTTCCAACCGCGTGGTGGTCACCTACGAACTGCCCTTTGCGGAAATCGTGTACGACTTTTTTGACAGGCTCAAGTCCGCCACTCGCGGCTATGCCTCCATGGACTATCATCCCCTGGACTACCGGGCCTCCGACCTCGTGCGCCTCGACATCATGCTCAACGGCGAAACCGTGGACGCCCTGGCCGTCATCGTACACCGCGATCGCGCCTATACCTACGGACGCGGACTGGCCCTCAAGCTCAAACGCAGCATCCCGCGCCAGCTCTTCCAGGTCGCCATTCAGGCCGCCATTGGACAGAAAATCATTGCCCGCGAAACCGTCTCCGCCTTCCGCAAGGACGTTACCGCCAAATGCTACGGCGGCGACATCACCCGTAAGCGTAAGCTGCTCGAAAAGCAGAAGGAAGGCAAACGCCGCATGAAACGCATGGGCAACGTGGAGCTGCCGCAGGAGGCATTTCTGGCCGCGCTCAAAGTGGGCGACGATTAGATCTGTGAGGGGGAGAAAGTTTGTGGGGGAGGGACCCTTTTGAAAAAGGGTCTCCTCCCCCACGCCCCCACCCCCTAAAACTTTTAGTATAGTTACGTATAGTTCGAAGTTTTTTACTCCGAAACGGGCAACTCGGCGAAGCGCCTGTCAGGCGCCACACCATCGCAAAATTCGTCTTTGGAAGCGCCAAAGCCAAATGCCTAAACCGGGGAAGAATCTGCATAACGATTCTTCCCCGGTTTTTCTTGTCTGTACGTTGGGGTGCAACCTGCACGCGGGAGTCCGTGCGCACAGCCCAAGGCCTTTCAGGCCAAAAACCCGCTACATCCAGATGTGCATATGCCGCATCCGCTCATCGCTCACGCCCATACGCCGCATGCACATGTCAAAGTAGGCCCGCCAGGGAAAGTAGCTCGTGTCGCCCCGCCATTCAGGATTCATTGATGTGGCTTCGCGTTTGCACTGCCTGTAGGCTTCAAGGTCCTGCTGTTCTTCAAACGTCAGGGGCCGATGCTCGCGCGGCGCGCACGCGCCAAGGCCCAGTGCAAGGGCAAGGCACAGCGCCATTACTGGCAAAAATCGCCCGCCCCTTGCCTTGACCGCCGTCACAGAGCCGGATTCTTTCCCGGCCCGTCCTGGCCGCATCCGACGCCACAAGGCCATTGCTGTCTTCTTCATATTTCCTCCGCCAACACTGTTCCTCACTCACGCCTTTTGCGCCCGCACACACTCCCTTATGGAGAGTTCAGTCTGGCACGGCCGTGAACAAGAAGTGACAAACAGCCTGCAGGATTGGACCACCAAGACCACAATAAAAGTTGGGTCATGACTAGCTGAGAGGCCAACAAAAGGCTAAAAGCTAAGTATGGCAACAAAAAACAAGTATGCTTATCGTTCGAGAATTTCCGAGGACAAAATCCGTCAAATCGTAAGGCTGTTTGCCGTTGATTTGGACGCCTCTCAAATTGCCGAGGTCACGAGCCTCAACCGCAATACCATTAATAGGTATCTCGCTGCGTTCCGGGAAAGAATCGCCCAGTACTGTGAGGCGGAATCGCCTGTCAGCGGTGAGGTTGAGGTTGATGAAAGCTACTTTGGAGCGCGCCGGGTCAGAGGTATCAGAGGTCGGGGTGCTCGTGGCAAAACTATCGTTTTCGGCCTGTTTAAACGCAATGGGCACGTCTACACCGAAATTGTGCCCGACTGTTCAAAAGCCACTCTCCAGGGCATCATCAGAGGTCGCGTTGAACTTGAGAGCGTTATTCACTCTGACGGATGGCGTGGCTATGATGGTCTTGTAGACCTTGGCTATCAAAAGCATTTTCGTGTTCAGCACGGCAATAACGAATTTGCAAACAACCATTCCCACATTAACGGGATTGAAAGCTTTTGGGCCTTTGCAAAAACTCGGCTCGTCCGATTTAGAGGCTTGCACCAGCACACTTTTTATTTTCATTTGAAAGAATGCGAGTTTAGATTTAACCATCGGCGAGAGGACATATACAAATTGGTGCTCAAAATGCTCCGCAATTTTCCTCTCAGCTAGTCATGACCCTAAAAGTTTTAGGGGGAGGGGGTGTGGGGGAGGAGACCCTTTTTCAAAAGGGTCCCTCCCCCACAAAGCATTCCAACGTGCCTTTACTTAAACATAACCCACACTGGCCTCATGCTCCAACCTACCTCTTTTTCTTTACAATGCACAAGGCCGCGCCCTTTGGGGGCGCGGCCTTGTTTCAACCATTTTGCAGCAGCCTTAATAGGCGTGATCGTCGTCCAGATCCTTGGGCAGCACCGGCTCTGAGAACAGCCGGTACATCCAGAACTGGTACAGAAGCACGATGGGCACCATGACCAGAGCCACCCCAAGCATGATCTTGAGCGTCAGCTGGCTTGAAGCCCCGTTAAAGGCCGTCACTGTGGCGGCAGGATCAATGGAAGAGATGATCATGCCGGGGAACATGCCCACGACGCCGAAGAAGGTGACGCCCAGGATGAACAGCGCGCTGAACGCCCAGGCGCACCAGAGCTTGCCAGCGTGCAGCATGATGCGCGCGCCCACAAGTCCTGCCAGGGCCAGCAGAGGCAGCACCAGCAGAATGGGCATGGCCAGATAGTTATCAAACAGCTTGGTGTAAAACGCCGAGAGAATAAGAAAGGCCACCAGCAGCACCAGCATGATGGGCCACATAAAGCTGGCCGTGGCTACCGCGCGGATTTGCAGGTCGCCGTGGCTCTTGATGGCCAGCCACAGCGAGCCGTGCAGCACGAACATGCAGAGAAAGAACACGCCGCCCGCCAGCCCGTACACATTGAGCAGGGCGAGCAGGTTGCCGTGGTAGACGCCCTGGGCGTCCACGGGAATACCCATAAAAAGGTTGGCAAAGGCCACGCCCAGCAGGATGCAGGGCACCAGGTTGGACACAAAGTGCACGCAGTCCCACAGGCTACGCCAGGCATCGTGCTCGACCTTGCTGCGGAACTCAAAGGATACCGCCCGGAAGATCAGGGCGAAAAGCAACATCAGCAAAGGCGCGTACAGCGCGCTGAACATGACCGCATAGGCCTTGGGAAAAGCCGCGAAGGTCACGCCGCCTGCGGCGATAAGCCACACTTCGTTGCCGTCCCAGAACGGCCCGGCGGCATTGTACATGATGCGGCGTTCCGACTCGTTTTTGCCCAGAAAAGGCAGCAACGTGCCCATACCAAGGTCAAAGCCGTCCAGAATGAAGTACACGGCCCACAGTAATGCCCACAGCACAAACCAGATGGTTTCCAGCATGGCTACACCTCCTGGGCGTCCGGGCCCTTGATGGCAAATTTGCGCAACAAATAGATGTCCAGGATGCCGAGCAGCGAGTACACGCCGATAAAGGCGATCAGCGAGATAAGCACGTTATCGGCCGGAACCGGCGAAACGGCATCCGTTGTACGCATGAGATTATAGACTATCCAGGGCTGACGGCCAATCTCCGTCACGGCCCAGCCCACCATCAGGCCGATGTAGGGCAGCGGAATATTGAGCACAAGCAGCTTGAGAAGCAGACTGTTGGGCACATCCTTTTTGCGTTGCAGAAAGGCCCAGAAGGAAAGCGCCAGGAATATGCCGCCAAGGGCGACCATGGTGCGGAAGGTAAGGAAGGTCGGCAGCACAGGCGGCCTGTCTTCCTTGGCAAAAGCCTTGAGGCCCTTGACTTCGGCGTGCACGTCGTCAAAGGCGATCCAGCTCAGCAGGCCAGGAATGCCGAGGGCCTGCACGGTATTGGTTTCATTTTCGGCGTCAGGCCACACCAGCAGGTAGAAGGGCACATCGGTATGCGTTTCCCAGTGCGCTTCCATCGCCGCCAGCTTGGCGGGCTGATACTTGGCCACGGTCTTGCCCTGCTGGTCGCCCGAAAGGGCCAGAAGCAGCGCGAAAATCAGGGTAAAGGGAGCCACCATCTTGAACGCGCGGCGGAAAAAGTCGGTATTGCTGCCGCGCAACAAGTGCCAGGAAGAAACGCCAAGCACAAAGAAGCCGCCAAGTACCCACGAAGCAAGGACCGTATGCGCGAACATGCCCCAGCCATATGGGTTGGTGACGACCTCGTAAAAGTTCGCCAGTTCCGCGCGTTTTGTGACTTCATTGATGTAGTAGCCCACGGGATTCTGCATGAATCCGTTGGCAAGGATGATCCACAGGGCGGAAAGGTTGCCCGCGAGGGCAACCAGCCAGATGCAGGCCAGATGCAGCCTCTTGCCCACGCGGTTCCAGCCGAAGTGCCACACCGCAAGAAACGTGGATTCAAGAAAAAAGGCCACAGTGGCCTCAATAGCAAGGAGCGAACCAAAAATGTCGCCCACGTATTCCGAATATCGTGACCAGTTGGTGCCGAACTGGAATTCCAGCGTGATACCGGTCACCACACCCAGGGTAAAGTTTATGACAAACAGC
This DNA window, taken from Desulfovibrio sp. 86, encodes the following:
- a CDS encoding ATP synthase F0 subunit B; translated protein: MLDLNITMIFQLVNFLVAIFVLNILLIRPIRDIIKKRNGIMDGMAEEAESFEYQAAERLANYEAELARARQDAGLTREEGRAAGTVEQQVLVGEAQKSARDILAETRESLRAQAAKTLDELRNQVSDFSARLATKLLKG
- a CDS encoding F0F1 ATP synthase subunit B family protein is translated as MSKWKHAGYILPLVIAFAALVFIPFEALASEGHGEARWGDFGWRVLNFVIFAGILWYFVGGLAKRFFKNRRETISGALDDLDERRAKAKEQLAAVESRIARLNEEREAILAESRKQAENLKAGIVEEAHRQAAQIVEQARMTAENEGRTVLAEVRAVIADEIVDAAEKALSSKLNAEAHDKLIANSLKKVVLH
- the atpH gene encoding ATP synthase F1 subunit delta; this encodes MIDTVVARRYANAIFALGKKDGDEALSARGQCLAALGEMLVATPGLDLTLKSPVIGVEEKKAVLDKLLGKLKADQTMRSFCFLLADKERLAFLREISAWYGKLLDEAKGIVRGQLVTAVKLPADKKAKLKESLEQKTGADIELTFAVDKDILGGMVLKMGDRVLDASLRAQLGILRETFKRGE
- the atpA gene encoding F0F1 ATP synthase subunit alpha, with protein sequence MQIKAEEISKIIEDQIQNYEQRVEMSETGTVLYVGDGIARVYGVQNAMSMELLEFPGGVMGMVLNLEEDNVGVALLGSDVGIKEGDPVKRTGKIFSVPVGDGVMGRVLNPLGEPIDGLGPIEAAAVRPVEIKAPGIIARKSVHEPMPTGLKAIDAMTPIGRGQRELIIGDRQTGKTAVCIDAILAQKETDIHCFYVAIGQKKSSVALVADTLRRHGALEYTTIISATASDPAPLQYIAAYTGCTMAEFYRDNGKHALIIYDDLSKQAVAYRQMSLLLRRPPGREAFPGDVFYLHSRLLERAAKVNDSLGAGSMTALPIIETQAGDVSAYIPTNVISITDGQVYLEPNLFNAGVRPAINVGLSVSRVGGAAQIKAMKQVAGTMRLDLAQYRELAAFAQFGSDLDKGTKAKLDRGARLVELLKQPQYQPMPSNEQVASIYAATRGLMDDVPVEDVRRFEAAMLTFLRDTRKDVLDAIKEKKVIDEAVEKALTEAIAAFKQGWTA
- a CDS encoding F0F1 ATP synthase subunit gamma; amino-acid sequence: MPSLKDVKMKIVGVGKTKQITKAMNMVASAKLRGAQARIERFRPYAAKYRDVLAELSSKVEGNAHPLLAEHEEKKHCAIVLVTSDRGLCGSFNGNIIATALRLAKEKKAEGLEVSFVCMGKKGRDAVKAAGFKIVKAYADRMGSIDFALASSVAQEVIHGYETFGLDEVWLIYGEFVSMGHQPPRSLCLLPLKTPEAEEIAEEAGEARCEYVYEPQEEKLLAELLPRYVKVQVYRGMLDTSASEHAARMAAMDNATRNCNEMINMLTLLYNKTRQASITSELIDIVGGAEALKG
- the atpD gene encoding F0F1 ATP synthase subunit beta produces the protein MSKNIGKIVQVIGAVVDVEFTDGNLPNIFTALEIQNPNNTDAPHLVCEVAQHLGDNVVRTIAMDATEGLVRGMEAVDTGQPIMVPVGKPSVGRILNVIGRPVDELGPINAEKYYPIHRPAPSFTDQNTKVELLETGIKVVDLLVPFPKGGKMGLFGGAGVGKTVILMEMINNIAKQHGGSSVFAGVGERTREGNDLYHELKDAGVLERATLVYGQMNEPPGARARVALTALACAEYFRDEEHQDVLLFIDNIFRFTQAGSEVSALLGRMPSAVGYQPTLGTDLGSLQERITSTNTGSITSVQAVYVPADDLTDPAPATTFSHLDGTLVLSRQIAELGIYPAVDPLDSTSRILAPDVVGEDHYMVARRVQMVLQKYKELQDIIAILGMDELSDEDKLTVARARRIQRFLSQPFHVAETFTGTPGQYVKLEDTIKGFKGILDGAYDHMAEGDFYMLGGIEQAVAKYEQRKLQEEN
- a CDS encoding F0F1 ATP synthase subunit epsilon, with protein sequence MGTLQLEVVTPDKTVVSGEVEMAVCPGVEGEFGVLPKHVSLLSALKIGGLRYKVAGGKEEHVFISGGFADVNNDVLTVLAESAEMAQDIDTARAMAAKERAEQRIASHDEQIDSVRAEAALHRAVIRLQLAQFR
- the lepA gene encoding translation elongation factor 4; its protein translation is MVKQENIRNFCIIAHIDHGKSTLADRILELTKVVSQREARQQYLDRMDLERERGITIKAQTVRLPYFAADGQEYELNLIDTPGHVDFNYEVSRSLAACEGALLVVDATQGVEAQTLANVYLALDHNHEVLPVLNKIDLPSAEVERVKADIEESIGLDCSQALSVSAKTGLGVDAVLEAIVNHLPAPKGDRAAPLKALIFDSWYDSYQGVVVLFRVMDGVIRKGEIVRLMSTGKDYEVLRLGVFSPEAADVKELLAGEVGFLCGSIKELGDARVGDTITHADRPAASPVPGFKEVKPMVFCGLYPTESEDYENLKSALEKLQLNDAAFSYEPETSQALGFGFRCGFLGLLHMEIIQERLEREFEVGLIATAPSVVYKVDTNDGKTLEIDNPSHLPDPTKIHTLYEPYVNMDIHVPNEYVGNVMKLCEEKRGTQKNLHYLASNRVVVTYELPFAEIVYDFFDRLKSATRGYASMDYHPLDYRASDLVRLDIMLNGETVDALAVIVHRDRAYTYGRGLALKLKRSIPRQLFQVAIQAAIGQKIIARETVSAFRKDVTAKCYGGDITRKRKLLEKQKEGKRRMKRMGNVELPQEAFLAALKVGDD